A portion of the Fusobacterium nucleatum genome contains these proteins:
- a CDS encoding MBOAT family O-acyltransferase — MKFFVYLLGKLHIQSIVLNSIANKLYLPLGISFYTLQGIAYIVDIYKNKYEVEKNFIHFLLYMTFFPIFLQGPISRYEQLEKQLITYHKFDYKQFCFGLQLVLWGLFKKLVISNRLNMITNEIFDKNTEYTGIIMLLSGMCYALELYTDFSGAVDISRGITQSMNINLIQNFNFPNSATSIKAFWSRWHISLSTWLKDYIYIPLGGNRKGNFRKYINITITFIISGLWHGVGFKFIIWGGCMLFTKF, encoded by the coding sequence ATGAAATTTTTTGTTTATCTTTTAGGAAAGCTACATATTCAATCTATTGTTCTTAATTCAATAGCAAATAAATTATATTTACCTTTAGGAATATCATTTTATACTTTACAAGGAATTGCTTATATTGTTGATATCTATAAAAACAAATACGAAGTTGAGAAAAATTTTATACATTTTTTATTGTATATGACATTTTTCCCAATATTCTTACAAGGACCTATTTCAAGATACGAGCAGCTTGAAAAACAATTAATAACTTATCATAAATTTGATTATAAACAATTTTGTTTTGGTTTACAATTAGTTCTTTGGGGATTATTTAAAAAATTAGTTATTTCTAATAGACTAAATATGATAACAAATGAAATTTTTGATAAAAATACTGAGTATACTGGTATTATTATGCTTTTATCAGGAATGTGTTATGCCTTAGAATTATACACAGATTTTTCTGGTGCAGTTGATATAAGTAGAGGAATTACTCAAAGTATGAATATTAATTTAATTCAAAACTTTAATTTCCCGAACTCTGCAACTTCTATTAAAGCTTTTTGGAGTAGATGGCATATTTCTTTAAGTACCTGGCTTAAAGATTATATCTATATTCCTCTAGGTGGAAATAGAAAAGGAAATTTTAGAAAATATATTAACATTACTATAACTTTTATTATCAGTGGACTTTGGCATGGTGTTGGTTTTAAATTTATTATTTGGGGGGGGTGCATGCTTTTTACCAAATTTTAG
- a CDS encoding N-acetyl sugar amidotransferase has protein sequence MKYCKNCLQPDTRPGIKFNEDGVCYACLYEKEKEKIDWKSREKELKEIAEWAKKTSKGPYDCVIGVSGGKDSTFQAIYAKEKLGLHVLLVNGEPDQITEIGRKNIENLIQKGFDIIKLRPNPKITKQLVKTAFLKYGNPMKSTEYPLWTSAYIIADKFDIPLIIQGENAALTLGVVNTKLGVDGNAMNVDGGNTLNGCNASDWVEDGLPLEDLYMYQFPDKEKMAKKGIKAIWLQYYAKEWSQVYNADFSIARGLLGRTVEDLHDLGRYRRYSSLDSNLHIVNQMLKYYKFGFGFATDEACYDIREGRLTRDDAIWLINEYDGKCGKQYIDEFCKYIEITEEEFWNTVDQYVNKELFEKKDGKWIPKFKVGKN, from the coding sequence ATGAAATATTGTAAAAATTGTTTACAACCTGATACTAGACCAGGAATAAAGTTTAATGAAGATGGTGTGTGCTATGCATGTCTATATGAAAAAGAAAAAGAAAAAATAGATTGGAAATCTAGAGAAAAAGAGTTGAAAGAGATTGCTGAATGGGCAAAAAAAACATCAAAAGGTCCTTATGATTGTGTAATTGGAGTAAGTGGTGGAAAAGATAGTACTTTTCAAGCCATTTATGCTAAAGAGAAATTAGGACTACATGTTTTATTAGTAAATGGAGAACCTGATCAAATTACCGAGATTGGAAGAAAAAACATTGAGAATTTAATTCAGAAAGGATTTGACATAATAAAATTAAGACCAAATCCTAAAATAACAAAACAATTAGTAAAGACTGCTTTTCTAAAATATGGAAATCCAATGAAATCAACAGAATATCCACTATGGACATCTGCTTATATTATTGCAGATAAGTTTGATATTCCTTTAATTATACAAGGAGAAAATGCAGCATTAACTTTAGGTGTTGTAAATACAAAACTTGGAGTTGATGGAAATGCAATGAATGTCGATGGTGGCAATACATTAAATGGTTGTAATGCTAGTGATTGGGTAGAAGATGGCTTACCTTTAGAAGATTTATATATGTATCAATTTCCAGATAAAGAAAAAATGGCAAAAAAAGGAATAAAAGCTATTTGGTTACAATATTATGCAAAAGAATGGTCTCAAGTATATAATGCAGATTTTTCTATTGCTAGAGGCTTATTAGGAAGAACTGTTGAAGATCTTCATGATTTAGGAAGATACAGAAGATATTCTTCATTAGATAGTAATTTACATATAGTTAATCAAATGTTGAAATATTATAAATTTGGTTTTGGTTTTGCAACAGATGAAGCTTGTTACGATATTAGAGAAGGAAGACTTACAAGAGATGATGCAATTTGGTTGATAAATGAGTATGATGGAAAATGTGGAAAACAATATATTGATGAATTTTGCAAATACATAGAAATAACAGAAGAAGAATTTTGGAATACAGTAGATCAATATGTAAATAAAGAATTGTTTGAGAAAAAAGATGGAAAATGGATTCCAAAATTTAAAGTTGGCAAAAATTAA
- a CDS encoding IS110-like element ISFnu3 family transposase, giving the protein MFLLGIDIAKLNHVASYIDSSTNEVIFSNFKFKNDFKGFSALLNKIKSFDAKNLIIGLESTSHYGENLINFLFRHDFKVALINPLQTSHLRKANIRDAKNDNLDSLNIAKSLLFTKLNFVSEKNIECFSLKKLTRFRNNLIKQRSKAKIQLTSLLDLLFPELQYLFKSKIHSKAIYSLLKKYPSTEEIAALKDDEISNLLYASSKGHFKKEKSIELKSLAKTTVGIKDTSISLHLIQLIELIELYTKQIKDIEIKITDTVNKLDTTLLSVPGISIIACAIILGETNNFENFSSSKKLLAFAGLDPKIRQSGNFNASSCRISKKGSPYLRYALIFTAWNIVRHSEKFNKYYFLKRSQGKSHYNALGHVAHKLVRILFTLIKKNISYQEEKLE; this is encoded by the coding sequence ATGTTTTTACTTGGTATTGATATTGCTAAACTTAATCATGTTGCTTCTTATATCGATTCTTCTACTAATGAAGTTATTTTTTCTAATTTTAAATTCAAAAATGATTTTAAAGGTTTTAGCGCTCTTTTAAATAAAATCAAAAGTTTTGATGCTAAAAATCTTATTATTGGTTTAGAATCAACTTCTCATTATGGAGAAAATCTTATTAATTTTTTATTTAGACATGATTTTAAAGTTGCACTTATTAATCCTTTACAAACTTCACATCTGAGAAAAGCTAATATTAGAGATGCTAAAAATGATAATCTGGACTCTCTTAATATTGCTAAATCTTTACTTTTTACTAAACTTAACTTTGTTTCTGAAAAAAACATTGAATGTTTTTCTCTAAAAAAACTTACTAGATTTAGGAATAACTTAATTAAGCAAAGAAGTAAAGCTAAAATTCAATTAACATCTTTACTTGATTTACTTTTTCCAGAATTACAATATCTTTTTAAAAGTAAAATTCATAGCAAAGCAATCTACTCTCTTCTTAAAAAATATCCTTCAACAGAGGAAATAGCAGCCCTAAAAGATGATGAAATTTCTAATCTTTTATATGCTTCTTCAAAAGGACATTTCAAAAAAGAAAAGTCCATTGAGCTTAAGAGTCTTGCTAAAACCACTGTTGGTATCAAGGATACTTCAATCTCATTACATTTAATTCAGTTAATAGAATTAATTGAATTATATACCAAACAAATTAAAGATATTGAAATTAAAATAACTGATACAGTCAATAAATTAGACACAACACTTCTATCAGTTCCAGGAATAAGCATTATTGCCTGCGCTATTATATTAGGTGAAACAAATAATTTTGAAAATTTTTCTAGTTCTAAAAAATTACTTGCATTTGCCGGTCTTGATCCAAAGATAAGACAATCAGGTAATTTTAATGCTTCATCTTGTAGAATATCTAAAAAGGGTTCTCCATATTTAAGATATGCTTTAATCTTTACTGCTTGGAATATTGTTAGACATTCAGAAAAATTTAATAAATATTATTTTTTAAAGCGCTCACAAGGTAAATCACATTACAATGCTCTTGGTCATGTTGCACATAAACTAGTAAGAATTTTATTTACACTGATAAAGAAAAATATTTCTTATCAAGAAGAAAAATTAGAATAA